The nucleotide window CTCGCTGCGCGCGCTGCACCAGACGTTTGGTGCAGCGCGCGTGCTTGACGGCATCGATCTCGATGTTCCGGCCGGCACCACGACCGCCTTGCTCGGCCCGTCCGGCTGCGGCAAGAGCACGCTGCTCAAACTGCTCGCGGGGCTGCTCGCGCCCACCGGCGGCGAAATCCGCTTTGACGACACTGTCGTCGCCAGCGACACCGTTTGCCATTCGCCCGAATTGCGCTCGCTCGGCATGGTCTTTCAGGACTATGCGCTGTGGCCGCACATGACCGTGGCGGCCAACGTGGCGTTTCCGCTCGAAATGCGCGGCGTAAAACGCGCCGAGCGCGCTGAGCGTGTGGAAGAAGCGCTGACGCTGGTCGGCCTCGCCGGTTACGGCACGCGCCGGCCACAAGCGCTTTCCGGTGGTCAACAACAGCGTGTCGCACTGGCGCGCGCCATCGTCTCGGCCCCTCGCCTGCTGCTCTTCGACGAACCGCTATCCAACCTCGATCGCGATCTCCGCACGCGCCTGTGCACCGACATCGGTGCCCTGCTCTCGCGTCTGGGCACCACGGCTGTGTACGTGACCCACGACCGCGAAGAAGCCGAAGCGCTGGCCGATCAGATTGTGATCCTCGCCCACGGGCGCGTTGACAAACGTATTACGAGGTAGCCCATAATGCTCCACCGCAAAATTATCGCGACACTCACCATGGCCTTTGCTGCAAGTGTCGGCGCACAACACGCCCATGCGCTGACCGTCTACACCGCCGGCCCCGGCAACCTGAGCAAGAAGCTTGCGACGGGTTTCGAGAAAAAGACCGGCATCAAAGTCGATGTATTTCAGGCCACTACCGGCAAGGTGATGGCACGTATCGAAGCCGAACAGGCCAACCCGCGTGCCGACGTCCTCATCTCCGCCTCGTGGGACACCGCGCAAGACCTCGAAAAGCGCGGCTGGCTTGCCCCGTTCCAGAGCGCCAACGCCGCCCGTGTGCCGGCCCCGTTCAAGACCACGCATTACGTCGCGCAGGGCCTCTCGGCGCTCGGTATCGTGTGGAATGCGAAGTCGGGCACGCCCGAGCCGCACGACTGGCGCGATCTGACCAAGCCGGCGTATCGCAACCTCGTGACCATGCCTGACCCGGCCCTCTCGGGCGCCTCGGCCGACTTGTTGCTCGGTCTGCAAGCGCGTCTGGGCGGCGAAGCGTGGAAGCTCTTCGACGATCTGAAGCAAAACGGTATGGTGGTGTCGGGCCCGAACGCGCAGGCGCTGAACCCGGTGCTGCAAGGCGCGAAGGCGGCCGTGTTCGGTGCGGTCGATTACGTGGCTTATGCGGCAGCGGCAGGCGGTGAGGCCGTGAAGGTGATCTTCCCGACGAGCGGCACGGTGATCGCACCGCGTCCGATGATGATTCTGAACACGTCGAAGCTGCAAAGCGAAGCGCGTCAGTTCATCGACTACGTGCTCTCCGACGAAGGTCAGCAACTGGTGGCTGAAGCGTGGCTGATTCCGGCACGTGAAGACATTGCCATCAAGCGCGCCTCGTTCAAGGATCTGCGTTTGCTGCCGCAAGGCGACGCACAGTCGTCGAGCGCCTCGCGCGCGGAAGTGCTGGCCCGTTTCGCAAAACTCAACGGCCAACACTGACCCCACGTGAAATCGTTCCGACTTCTCCCGACGGCGACGGTCGCAGCCCTCGCCGTCGTGGTGGCATTGCCGGTCGCGTTCGTGCTGTTGCAGGCCATCTTCCCGCATCTCGCACAGGGCTCGTTCGCCGCGCCCTTCTCCGCCGTCTGGCCGACCCTCGCGCATGACAGCACGTTGCCGCTCATCGGCAACACGTTGCAGCTCGGGGTGTCGGTCGCCCTCGGCACAGCGCTCGTGGGCGGCGCCCTCGGCGCAGTGCGCGGGTTGTTCCATGTGCCGTATGCGCGGGTGTGGGATCTGTGTTTCCTGCTGCCGTTTCTGGTGCCGCCGTATCTCGCGGCGCTGGGCTGGATGCTGCTGTTGCAAACCGGCGGTTACGCGCAGCAACTCACCGGGCTCGATGCCGGACGCTTCCTCTTTTCGCTGCCGGGCCTCGTCTTCGTGATGACGCTCAACATCTTCCCGGTCGTGTACTTCGCCGTGTCTCGCTCGCTGGCCACCACGGGCTCGCGACTGGCCGACGTGGCACGCGTGCATGGCGCGTCGGCATGGCGGGCGTTTGCGCGTGTGACGCTGCCGCTGGCGCTGCCCGCGTTTGCCGCCAGTCTGTTGCTCGCGTTCACGATGGCGATCGAAGAATTCGGCGCCCCCGCCGCCTTGGGGGCACGCGCCGGGTTCTCGGTGCTGGTCACGTCCATCGAAGGCCGCTTTGCCGACTGGCCCATCGACCTGCCGGGTGCATCGATTCTGTCGGTGGTGCTCGCGACGCTGGCCTTGCTGGCGTTCGTGTTCCAGCACCGGTTGTCGGCAGGCAAGGACTTCGAGACGCAAACCGGCAAGCCAATCGCTTCACCGCCGCGTGCGTTGGGGCGCTGGCAACTGCCGGTCATCGCGGGGTTCGGTTTTGTGGCGCTGCTGGCCACCGTCGCGCCGCTGTTCTCGATTCTCGCGACCGCCTTCTCGGGCACGCTCTCGGGCGGGCTGTCGATGGCGAACCTGACGACGGCGCACTTCGCCGCACTGCTGGGTCAAGGGGCTGAAGGTGTCGAAGCGCTGCTGACCAGCTTGTCGCTGGCACTGGGCACGTCGCTCGTCACCGGCGTGCTGGGCTTCCTGTGTGCGTGGTGTGTGGTGAAGTCAAACATGCGCGGTCGTGTGCTGATCGATGGCTTGTCGCTGTTGCCGCATGCGCTGCCGGGCATTGTCGTCGGCGTGGGCCTGATCCTCGCGTGGAACCTGCCGTTCTGGCCGGTCACGCCGTACAACACGTGGGGAATTCTGCTGCTCTCGTACAGTTGCCTGTTGCTGCCGTATCCGGTGCGTTACACGAGCGCCGCGTTGCGTCAGACGGCGGCCTCGCTGGAAGCGGCGGCACGCGTGCACGGAGCGCCTGCCGGTGTGGCCCTGCGCCGCATTACGTTGCCGTTGGTGATGCCCGCACTCGCGGCGTCGCTGATGATCGTGTTTGCGATTGCGTCGCGCGAATTGGTCACGTCGTTGCTGCTTGCGCCGAGCGGCGTGCAGACGGTGTCGATCTTCGTGTGGCGACAGTTCGAGCAGGGCTCGATCGGTCAGGGCATGGCGATGGGTGTGGTGTCGATGGCCGTCAGTGGCACGTTACTCATGCTCGCATCGCGCCTGACCGGCAAACCGGCCAACGCCTGACGTTGATCACCTTGATGTCTTGATGCACGAGGGCGCAGCCATCTGACTGCGCCCTCGCTTTTTCCCTTCCTGAAACGTCAGGCCGCGACAGCTTCACGCTGCACGTCGACCTCGTCATCCACCGAGCTGAGCATCAGGTGCTCGAACGCGCCCAGCGATGCCTTCGCGCCCTCGCCTACCGCAATGACAATCTGCTTGAACGGCACCGTCGTCACATCGCCCGCCGCGAACACGCCCGGAATCGACGTGGCACCCTTCGCATCGACTTCGATCTCGCCGTGACGCGACAGGGCCAGCGTGCCCTTGAGCCATTCGGTATTCGGCACCAGACCGATCTGCACGAACACGCCTTCCAGTGCCACGGTCGTCGTTTCGCCCGAGGCACGGTCGCGATACACCAGACCGTTCACCTTCTGGCCGTCGCCGACGATTTCCGTCGTTTGCGCATTCATCAACACGCGCACATTCGGCAGACTGCGCAGCTTGCGCTGAAGCACTTCGTCAGCGCGCAGTTGCGTGCCGTATTCGATCAGCGTGACTTCCTTGACCACACCGGCCAGATCGATCGCCGCTTCCACACCGGAGTTGCCGCCACCCACCACGGCCACACGCTTGCCCTTGAACAACGGGCCGTCGCAGTGCGGGCAGTACGCCACGCCGCGATTGCGGTAGTCGCGCTCGCCCGGCACGCCGATTTCGCGCCAGCGCGCACCGGTGGCCAGCACGATCGAACGGGCCTTGAGCACCGCACCGCTCGCGAGACGCACTTCGTGAATCTTGCCCGGCACCAGCGCGTCGGCGCGTTGCGTATCGATCACGTCGACGTCATACGCCTTCACATGTTGTTCGAGCGCGGCGGCAAACTTCGGGCCTTCCGTGTGCGTGACCGAAATGAAGTTCTCGATCGCCATCGTGTCGAGCACCTGACCGCCGAAGCGCTCGGCCACGACGCCCGTCGTGATGCCTTTACGCGCCGCGTAGATCGCGGCCGCCGCACCCGCCGGGCCGCCGCCGACGATCAGCATGTCGTAGACCGGCTTGTTTTCAAGCGCTTTTGCTGCCCGTGCACTCGCACCGGTATCGAGCTTGGCGAGCAGTTCCTTCACGCTGGTACGGCCTTGCGTGAACGACTCGCCGTTGAGATACACCGTCGGCACGGCCATCACCTGACGCGCTTCGACTTCGCCCTGAAACAGCGCGCCGTCGATGGTCACCTGCTGAATCCGCGGGTTGATGAGCGCCATGACGTTCAGTGCCTGCACGACTTCCGGGCAGTTCTGGCACGACAGCGAGATATAGGTTTCGAAACGGAAATCGCCGTCGAGGGCGCGAATCTGTTCGACGGTGTCGTCGTCGAGCTTGACCGGGTGGCCGCCCACTTGCAGCAGCGCCAGTACCAGCGACGTGAATTCGTGCCCCATCGGCAAACCCGCAAAACGGATACGCGGTGCCTCGCCCGGCGCCCCGATGGCGAACGAAGGACGACGCTCGCCTGCGTCATCGCGTGCCACGACGGTGATGCGCGTCGAGAGCGGCGCGATCTCTTCGACCAGCGCCTTCATCTCGGCCGCCTTGGGGCTGTCGTCGAGCCACAGCGCGATCTCGATCGGGCGCGTGACTTTCTGGAGGTACGTTTGCAACTGGGCTTTGAGGTTCGCGTCCAACATGGCGTGTCATCCGTCTCGATAGGGTGAACAGGGGCAACCGCATCAGCCGGAGGCTGGCGATGGCGTCGTCGTTATTCGGGGGAGGTGCCGGCACACCCGGTTCAGGGGGGACAGGTGCGCCGGCGGGGCGCCGCGCCGTGACAGACGCGGCGTTTGCTGCGGTAAAACTTAGATCTTGCCGATCAGGTCGAGCGACGGGCTCAGCGTTTCAGCGCCCGGCGTCCACTTGGCGGGGCAAACTTCGCCCGGGTGAGCGGCCACGTACTGGGCAGCCTGCACCTTGCGCAGCAGTTCGCTGGCGTCGCGGCCAATGCCGTTGTCGTGGATTTCGCACAGCTTGATCTCGCCTTCCGGGTTGATCACGAACGTGCCGCGCAGGGCCAGACCTTCTTCTTCGATCAGCACGTCGAAGTTGCGCGAGATCGCGAGCGTCGGGTCGCCGATCATCGGGTACTGGATCTTCTGGATCGTGTCCGACGTGTCGTGCCAGGCCTTGTGCGTGAAGTGGGTATCGGTCGACACGCTGTAGATCTCGACGCCCAGCTTCTTGAATTCTTCGTAATGGTCAGCCAGATCACCCAGCTCGGTCGGGCACACGAAGGTGAAGTCGGCCGGGTAAAACACCACAACCGACCACTTGCCCTTCAGGGTGTCTTCGGTCACGGTGGTGAAATCGCCATTGTGGTAAGCGGTGGCTTTGAACGGCTTGATCTGGGTGTTGATGATCGGCATGTCGTTGTCTCTCTGACTGGGTGGAAAGCGTTGCCAGTATGCCGAATGCTATCGATCAATAGAAATTGATTATTGAAATCTATGAAATAGGCGGAGGCTATCGCGCTCGATAGCCTCCGCCCGTGTGCTTCGAAATAGCAGCCTTTCGGCGATCAATCCTTCGGATAGCGGACAGCGCGCACCTTGCCGCTCATGCCGCCGCCGCAGAAGAAGCGATCGGTCCCGTTGTATTCCAGACCGCTGACGCCGATGCCATCCGGCATCACCACGCGCGCCAGCACTTCGCCGCTGACCGGGTCCACGTGGCGCAGTTCGCTCTCGTCGTTTTCCCATGTACCGTGCCAGAGCTCGTCATTCGCCCATGTAATGCCGGTGACGAAGCGGTCCGACTCGATGGTGCGCAGTACGCGTCCGGTAGCCGGGTCGAGTTGCAGGATCTTGCGGTCGCGGTACTGGCCGACCCACAGATGGCCCTCCGCCCATGTCAGGCCCGAGCTGCTTCCGCTGTCTGGCGCCGGAATCGTGTGCACGACTTTGCCCGTCGCGGGGTCGATCTTGTCGATGCGCGATTCGGCGATCTGATAAAGGTGTTTGCCGTCGAACGCGGTGCCGGCGTCGCCCGGCATATCGAGTGTGCGGCGCACTTCCCCGTTCGCCGGGTCGAATGCGACCAGATGCGGGCCGGTCGATGCCCAGACGGACTGTCCGTCGTAGGTCACGCCGTTGATGCGGTCGGCGCCATTGAAGGGGCCGTATTCACAGAGGATATCGGCCGCGCTCACGGTAGTGGCAGCGGTCCGGGCGCGTTGTTGGGGTTGGCTCGTCATGGTGGACTCCAGTTGTCGGTTCGTCGATTCGTCAGTGCATCGGTTCATCGGATCACTTGCCCGGGCCCGGGGGTGCGACTTCACTTTAGCTAAACGACCACGCAGCAGGGAGTAACAATATCGTCGTGAATTCAGTGAGCGGCGGCGATATCCAGCGTCGCGCTCTGGCTTGCCCGACGGCGCGCACCCGCCCCTCGTCGTGCAATGCCGAGAGTGCGCGCTGGACGGTACGCTGATTGACGCCGAGCGCGAGGGCAATCGCCGACGTGGACCACGCCGCGCCATCGGTGAGCAACGCGATCACCGACGCGTATTCGCCGTCGATGGGAGGCACGAGCACGGCAACCGGTCGGTCGTCGACGCTTCGCAGCACGAAGCCGCGCGGGGTCGCGTCAATCGTCGCCACGCCTTTGAGCAGCGCGCGCAGACGGCCGATTTCCACGCGTAGACGGGCACGGTGGGTTTCGTCGATATCCTCAGGCCGACGCAGCCCAAAGGCTTCCGCAATGAGGGTTTCGCGGGTCACGTCAGTTGGCCACGCCTGCGCCAGACGCCGGATCAGCGCGAAGAGCACCGGACGCCGCGCCAGTGGCCGCCACGTGTTTCCCGCACTCACGCCGCGTCTGCATGCATCGACCACCAGCGCACCAGACTTGAGCAAGCGGGCGACGTCGTCCAGACCCAGTACCTGCTCAGCGTCCGGATGCCAGAGACGCGCGACAGGCCGTGCCAGCACCGTGCGCACTTGCTCGACTTCGGCGCTCAGCGCGGGCACGTTCGCGATGTCAGCAGCTGCCTGTGCGCGTGCCAGTGCGGCGTGCGCCTCGTCGATGCGCAGCGAGCGCAGGGCGAATTCGGTGGCAATGAGTTCGAAGACCGCGACAAGGCGCGCGGGCGCGTCATGCGCCTTGATCTCGTACAGCGCTTGGGCGGCGGCGTCGAGCCGGCCGAGCAGCAGCAGACGACGCGCCATGACCAGTCGGGCGAGCATCGCGTTGGCGGCATCGGTATGCGTGTCGAGCGTGACAGCGGCGGCTTGCACGGCGCGAAGCGAACCGCTGAAATCTCGTGTGGCGAGGGCGATCTCGGCGTCGGCGACGATGCAGCGTGCGCGTGCCATGGCCTCATGCACGCCGAAGCGACGCGCGGCGCGTTTGAGCAACTCGCGGGCGCGCGGGTACTCGCCAAGCTGTGCCATGGCGATACCGCGCAGCGCGAGCGCAGGCGGGTCGTCTCGCAGCGCAATGCGCTGCAAGGCACCCAACGGGTCACCGGCGGCCAATGCCCGGGCGGAGGCAGCGATCAGGGAGTCCATCGCGCGATATTACCTTGCGACCGAGCGCGCCCGGCGAGTTGTTATCGGCGAATTAGAATATGACTTTCCACGGAGACGGCCATGACTTCAGCATTGCTTGTGATCGATTATCAACGCGGTCTGATCGACGACGAACCGCGCCCGGGCGACGCTGAACGAACCACGGAAAACATCAACGCGCTGATGACGAACGCCCGTCATGCGGGTGTGCCCGTGGTACTGGTTCAGCATGAGGACAACAAGACGTTGGTCAGGGATTCGTCGCCGTGGGAACTGGCGCGTGCATTGGACGCCGGCGCAGGCGATTTCCGCATCGGGAAACGTACGCCGGATTCTTTTCTGGGAACGGAACTTCAGCCGCTGCTCGCATCACTTGGCGTGACGCATGTCGTCGTGTGCGGCTATGCGAGTGAGTTCTGCGTGGACACCACTGTGCGGCGCGCTGCCGCGCTGGGCTACCCCGTGACCATTGCGGCCGACGCGCACACCACGCACGACAAACCGCATGCCACTGCCGCGCAGATTCGCGAACATCACAATGCCACGCTGTCGGATATCAGGAGCTTCGGCCCAAGAATTTCCGCCACCCCCGTGGCACTGCTGGATTTCAACGCGTTGAACTGATCGCCCTCAATACCCGCTGAGCACCGCAAAAGCGAGCGCCCCACCCGACAGGATCAGCAACACGAAGAACAGCGGCAGGATGAACTTCAGCCACTGGCCGAAGCCGACGCGCGCCGTCGCCAAGTAGGCCAGCAACATCCCCGACGTCGGCGTAATCATGTTGGTCAGCCCGCCGCCCAGCAGGAATGCCAGCACCGACGTCTGCGGACTCACGCCGGAGAGTTGTGCAATCGGTCCGATGATCGGCATGCTCACCGCCGCCTTACCCGAGACTGACGGAATGAACACGTCCAGCGCCATCTGCACGCCCATCAGACCATTGGCCACAGCGACCGCCGACTGCCCGCGCACCCGCTGCGTGAAGTCGTTGATCAGCGTATCGAGCACATAGCTGCCATGCAGAATGATCTCGACAGAAGCAGCGAGTCCGATCAGCAGCCCCGCGAGCATCATGCCCTTGAGCCCTTCGACGAACGCATCCGCCGCCGTGCGCGAATCGAGCCGCCCCACGACCGCCGTCACGAGACTCGTCAGCACATAAAACGCCGACAGTTCCAGATTGCCCCACTTCAATTCACGCGTGCCATACACCAGCATCGCCGCCGCCACGGCCAGCACGAGCAGCGTGGCCTTGTGACGCGTCGAGAGCCGCGCATGCAAATGGGCCACTTCCTGCATATGCGCCCGCGCCTCGGCGAGCCGATAGTCGCTGCGATACACATGCCAGAGGAAGTACGCGATGCCCAGCGTGAGAAAGACGACGAAGATGCCAACTCGCAAGCCAAGCCCGGAGAACAGCGGCAAGCCGACCAGCGGTTGCGCGACAGCCAACGCAAGCGGGTTAGTCACCGACGCGATGTAGCCGATCTTGGCGGCAATGGCCACCAGCGCTACGGCAAACAGATTCGAGAGCCCCAGACGGCGCGTGAGCACCATCACCATCGGAATGACCACGAGGTATTCCGAGATGAACCCGAGCAACGTGCTGCCCAACGCAATCAACACCATCAGCAACGGTGCCAGCACGTACATGTTGCCCGAGGTCAGTTGCAACAGACGATCGATACCGGCATCGATGGCCCCCGTCTTGCGCATCACGCCGAACATGCCGCCGACAAACATCACCATGAAGATGAGCGGCGCGTTCTTCACCAGCCCCTGCGGCACCGAGAGGAACGCTGACACCACGTTGGCGGGCTGCGCCTGCTCCGGCGTGCTGTGCGTCGCTTTCGGCGCGACGAGCAAACCGACCTCATGCGTCTTGGGCACCACCTGATAGGTGCCCGGCACGACCAGCTTGCCCGCGCGCTCAAAGCGGCCCGCGTCGACCCACCAGGTCAGCGCCACGGCCATGATCAGCACCCACAGCATCATCACCACAGGGTGCAGCATCTTGCCGTGCGGTTTCTCTTCTCGGCCGGCGGCACCGTCGCCGTGATCGCCGCCACGAGCGGTGTCACCCGGGCGCTCCGGCGCGGAAAGTGATGCGGAATGGGAATGCCCGTCGACGGGCGTCGGCGCTAGCGCTGTCATGGAAGTTCTGCCTGTTGTCTCGTTTTGATTTTGAAATGACGTCGCGCCTTGCCGAACGCCTGACTAGCCGAGCTAATCAGGCCTACCGGTCGTCGACTGCGCTACGCCACCCGATTCGCGGGTTGCGCGACGTTCGAGGCGTCGGTATTCGTTGTGCCTGCCGTCGTGCCGACGTACCCCAGTTCTGCCGAAATTTGACGGCTGCACGCTTGCAGACGCTCCAGATAATCGGGAATCTCGATGCGGCTGATACGCGCCTCGGGCCCCGAGATCGACAGCGCCGCCACCACGTCGCCCGACACGTCACGCAGCGGCACGGCAATCGCCACGGCACCGCTCGTCACCTCGCCCGCGCTCATCGCATAGCCCTTGCGCGCCACACCTGCCAACTCCTCGGCAAACGCCACCGGCTCGACGGCGGTCGGCAAATGCTTCATGCGGGCAAAAAACTCGTTGCGGATCGCGTCTTGCGCAAACGCCAGCAACAACTTGCCGGACGCGCCCGAAATAATCGAACGGCGATTGCCCACTGCGCCGACCGAGCGCACTTGATGCGTGGTTTCGCAACGCGCGACGCACACCGTCTCGAGCCCTTCACGCACGCGCAGCACGATCGTCTCGTTGATCGACTGATTGAGCGCGAGCATGTACTTCTGCGCGGCCCGCACGAGAATGTTCTGTTGCGACGCGGCCACCCCGATCACGAACGCTTGCGGGCCGAGCGCATACGTCGTCGTGCGCTCGTCCTGCAACACGAAGCGGTTGTGCTCCAGCGTGCACAGCATGCGATACGTGCGCGACTTGTTGATGCCCAGTCGATTGGACAACTCGGTCACCCCGAGCCCCGGGTGCTCGGCCACCAGCGAGAGCAGCTTGAGGGCGCTGTCGACGGAATCGACGATGTAGTTCATGAGATTTCCTTCGGGCTTAGCTGCGCTCGTACCCAATGGGCCAGCGCAGCAGTGAACGTTTCCAGATTGCGCCCGAGCGTATCAAATCCAGCGTGCTTCACAAAGCGCGCCTCGTCCATGTAAAGCGCCCGGTTGATTTCGATCTGCACGCTGGAGCGGCGCTTCGCCGGGTCGCTCACCGCCGTGAGCAGGTCACCGCCCTGATACGGCGTGTTGACCAGCACGCGATAGCCGAGCCCGCGCAATGCCTCCGCCACCCACGCCGTGAATGCCGGGTCGGCGGTGCTGCCAAGCCGGTCGCTCACGACCATGTCCGGGCGCTGCGCGCCCTCATCCACATTCATCGCATTGCCGCGCGACTTCATCGAGTGACAGTCGACGTGCCACAACGCCCCGTGCTGCGCGACAGCCGCATCCGCCGCGTCGGTGAGGGCACGACGGTACGGCAAGTAGTACGCGTCAAGGCGGTGCTGCACTTCGGCCACCGTCAGCTTGCGGTCGTACATCGGCATGCCCGGCAGCGCATAGCGGCGCAGCAAGCCCATGCCACGCGCCGAGTATTTCTCCGGCGCAATCGCGCCCGGCCACGGCGCGTCGAGCATGTCGGCGTCGATATCGGTCGCCGCACGATTCGCGTCGATGTACGTGCGTGGAAACGTCGCGCCGATCAGCGTGCCGCCATGACGCGGGACACAGGCCCACAGTTCATCGACGAAGGCGTCCCAGCCAGAGAGCAACGCTTCGTGCGGCGCAATCGTGCCGAAGTCAGCCGGCATCTCGATGCCGCTGTGCGGCGAGTCGAACACGATCGGCAACGACTCGCCCTGAGCGCGCGTCACGAAGCATGCCGTGTTGTTTTCTTGCGTCACCATCGAAATTTTTTCCAACGTTCTGATCACCACTTTGCAGCCGGGAATCGTCTGCCTCGACTGCTTCAAAATGCTTTTGTTTTATTTATTAAAACAATGTATTAAAAATTAAGCCTCAAAAAATTTGGCGGGTCAAGCACCCTCGACATCCTTTTTGCCCGGCCGCCGATGCCACCACACACTAAAACCCCGCCAAACATGCCCGCCAGTTGGATGTTTCATTGATTGAAATGGTGCGATCAGTGCACTGACGTGATCCTCAGGTCGTCAATTTTTTCTCCCCCGTTGACGACTTCACGTCCTCGAATTGATAATTTTCAAAACGTCGTTTTAATCATTAAAACATTCGAGCAAATCACTCAAAAATACCCGGAGGGGGGATATGAATCACAAGGCATGGTCAGTCGCACGCATGGCGTTTCTGGGGCTGGGGACGGCCGCACTCAGCGCTTCGGCAGTCGCGCAATCGAACGTCACGCTCTACGGCTTGATCGACAGCGGGGTGACTTACGTCAGCAAGGTGGCAGGCCCGAGCGGCACGACGACCGGCAACCGGTTCAGCGTGGATAGCGGCGATCTCCAGCAATCGCGCTGGGGCATGAAGGGGACGGAGGATCTGGGCGGTGGCCTGAAGGCCTTGTTCATCCTCGAAGGGGGCTTTTCGGTGGCCAACGGCACGGCCGGTCAAGGCGGGCTGCCGCTCGGCCGCACGACGGTCGTCGGCCTGTCGAGCCCCTACGGTACGGTGCAGTTGGGCCGCCGCAAGGATTACATCGATGAAATCGCCACGTGGTATTCGAGCGTCTACAACTTCGGCGTCTTCATCAACGGCGTGCACGACAACAACCTCGACCGGGTCGGCGGCAACCGTTCGAACAACTCGATTCGCTACGATTCACCCGATTTCAATGGCCTGACGGCCAACGCGACCTACGGCTTCGGCGGCACGCCCGGCTCGATGTCGACGGGCCAGTCGCTCGGCTTCGGCGCCAACTACAAGTACGGCGGTTTCGGCATCGGCTTCGGTTACTGGCAGTCGCGTCTGGGCACGGGGACGGCCGCCACCAACACGTCGAGCGACGTGGGCGCCAGCTCAGGCGCCGGCTGCGATCCGGCTTACGGCAATTCGGGTGATGTGTGCATCCGCACGTGGATGGTGGGCACGAGCTACAAGTGGGACAAGGCGCGCGTCTACGCCTCGTGGTCGCGCACGCTGCAACCGCTCGCACGCTTTGGCGGCACGTCGGCACCGTTTGCCACCACGTTCACCAGCGCAGCGAGCACCGGTGCATTTGCCGCCGCAGGCTCGAACAACAGCGCCACCAACGTGTTCGACGTGGGCGTGAACTACTGGGTGCTGCCAAACCTTGAGCTGGTCGGCGCGGTGCTGCACTCGCGTTACTCGTTCGTTGGCGCGCCCGATACGGGCCGTCTGCTCCAGTTCAACATCGGGGTGGACTACTTCCTGTCCAAGCGCACGGACATTTACTCGTACTTCGCCAACCTGCGTGCGTGGAACATGTACAACCCGGGCATCACCGGCGGTGCACCGGGACGCGACGCCACCCAAAGCGCCATGACCATCGGCGTGCGTCACACGTTCTGATCGCAGCAAAGCCATAAGAAACGAAAAAAGCCGCGCCCTGCAACGGGGTGCGGCCCGGATGCCTGCACGAGCGCGAGCGCGTGCGGGCATCGCTTCATTGTCTGCCGTAGTTCGCGCCCTGCCATGCTGAAGGCTCAATGCGACGTCGTCTTCACACCGGGACGGCAACCGCTGCCTTCGCAGGCAGCCGGCGGCGCGCGTGTCTGTGCGACTGGCGCAGGTGCCGCGTCAGCGCGTCCGAAACCGATCTGCTGGAAAACACCGCCACCCAGCTCGAAGCCCGTGGCGTAGTGATAAGCGGCGATCGTCGAGCCCAACGCCACCGAAAGCAACAACAACGTACCCGTACGCCAGTGGCGTCGGACCGTGGAAGCCATGTCTCCTCCCTGTCAGAGGTCGGCCCGCTCGGACGGCGCTCGTCACCAGCGCATGGCGACGTCT belongs to Pandoraea norimbergensis and includes:
- the ahpC gene encoding alkyl hydroperoxide reductase subunit C, whose product is MPIINTQIKPFKATAYHNGDFTTVTEDTLKGKWSVVVFYPADFTFVCPTELGDLADHYEEFKKLGVEIYSVSTDTHFTHKAWHDTSDTIQKIQYPMIGDPTLAISRNFDVLIEEEGLALRGTFVINPEGEIKLCEIHDNGIGRDASELLRKVQAAQYVAAHPGEVCPAKWTPGAETLSPSLDLIGKI
- the ahpF gene encoding alkyl hydroperoxide reductase subunit F; the protein is MLDANLKAQLQTYLQKVTRPIEIALWLDDSPKAAEMKALVEEIAPLSTRITVVARDDAGERRPSFAIGAPGEAPRIRFAGLPMGHEFTSLVLALLQVGGHPVKLDDDTVEQIRALDGDFRFETYISLSCQNCPEVVQALNVMALINPRIQQVTIDGALFQGEVEARQVMAVPTVYLNGESFTQGRTSVKELLAKLDTGASARAAKALENKPVYDMLIVGGGPAGAAAAIYAARKGITTGVVAERFGGQVLDTMAIENFISVTHTEGPKFAAALEQHVKAYDVDVIDTQRADALVPGKIHEVRLASGAVLKARSIVLATGARWREIGVPGERDYRNRGVAYCPHCDGPLFKGKRVAVVGGGNSGVEAAIDLAGVVKEVTLIEYGTQLRADEVLQRKLRSLPNVRVLMNAQTTEIVGDGQKVNGLVYRDRASGETTTVALEGVFVQIGLVPNTEWLKGTLALSRHGEIEVDAKGATSIPGVFAAGDVTTVPFKQIVIAVGEGAKASLGAFEHLMLSSVDDEVDVQREAVAA
- a CDS encoding ABC transporter permease, encoding MKSFRLLPTATVAALAVVVALPVAFVLLQAIFPHLAQGSFAAPFSAVWPTLAHDSTLPLIGNTLQLGVSVALGTALVGGALGAVRGLFHVPYARVWDLCFLLPFLVPPYLAALGWMLLLQTGGYAQQLTGLDAGRFLFSLPGLVFVMTLNIFPVVYFAVSRSLATTGSRLADVARVHGASAWRAFARVTLPLALPAFAASLLLAFTMAIEEFGAPAALGARAGFSVLVTSIEGRFADWPIDLPGASILSVVLATLALLAFVFQHRLSAGKDFETQTGKPIASPPRALGRWQLPVIAGFGFVALLATVAPLFSILATAFSGTLSGGLSMANLTTAHFAALLGQGAEGVEALLTSLSLALGTSLVTGVLGFLCAWCVVKSNMRGRVLIDGLSLLPHALPGIVVGVGLILAWNLPFWPVTPYNTWGILLLSYSCLLLPYPVRYTSAALRQTAASLEAAARVHGAPAGVALRRITLPLVMPALAASLMIVFAIASRELVTSLLLAPSGVQTVSIFVWRQFEQGSIGQGMAMGVVSMAVSGTLLMLASRLTGKPANA
- a CDS encoding ABC transporter substrate-binding protein yields the protein MAFAASVGAQHAHALTVYTAGPGNLSKKLATGFEKKTGIKVDVFQATTGKVMARIEAEQANPRADVLISASWDTAQDLEKRGWLAPFQSANAARVPAPFKTTHYVAQGLSALGIVWNAKSGTPEPHDWRDLTKPAYRNLVTMPDPALSGASADLLLGLQARLGGEAWKLFDDLKQNGMVVSGPNAQALNPVLQGAKAAVFGAVDYVAYAAAAGGEAVKVIFPTSGTVIAPRPMMILNTSKLQSEARQFIDYVLSDEGQQLVAEAWLIPAREDIAIKRASFKDLRLLPQGDAQSSSASRAEVLARFAKLNGQH
- a CDS encoding ABC transporter ATP-binding protein — its product is MKRDTRPSHGEVSPASTASSGVHLSLRALHQTFGAARVLDGIDLDVPAGTTTALLGPSGCGKSTLLKLLAGLLAPTGGEIRFDDTVVASDTVCHSPELRSLGMVFQDYALWPHMTVAANVAFPLEMRGVKRAERAERVEEALTLVGLAGYGTRRPQALSGGQQQRVALARAIVSAPRLLLFDEPLSNLDRDLRTRLCTDIGALLSRLGTTAVYVTHDREEAEALADQIVILAHGRVDKRITR